The Panthera uncia isolate 11264 unplaced genomic scaffold, Puncia_PCG_1.0 HiC_scaffold_1544, whole genome shotgun sequence nucleotide sequence TTAACTGATGGAGggcaggtgggcggggggggggggggcggtgggccagatgggtgatggAAATTATGGAGggcgcttgtgatgagcactggctgttgtatgtaagtgatgaatcactaaattctaatcctGAGACCAATCTCACCCTACCtgttaagtaactagaatttaaataaaaacttgaagtcaaaaagcaaacaaacaaggggagcctggagggctcagtcaattaagcatccaactcttttgatttcagcttaggtcatgttTTCACCGTTTAtcagtttgaaccccacgttgggctctgcactaacagcatggagcttgcttgggattctctctctttcttctctgcccctcctcggcttgCCCACgtgggctcgctctctctctcaataaacaaacagtaaaaaaataaaaacaaacaaacaatagagGGGGAAAAACACAATTTCGGTGGACCCTGCCGTTCCGACACCTGGTTGAGTGAGAGATACTGACACATTACAGCCACAGCTTAAATGAGGGCGCACTGTTCCCTGCATTTCCAAATTCCAACCTCAAACTGTGTATCAATGTCACAAATCCACAACAAACGTGTCCTGAAACAAGTGAACCTAAAACTACCTTGCAGTGTAATGTCCCAGTAGTACCAGTTAAAATTTGGCAAATAAACGATGGGTATAGGATATGTACTCATATTGGGAagggagctaaaaaaaaaaaaaaagattttacaaagCATGAAACCAGCCACAGGATGTCTCTTGTTAGCATTTCTAGGCCACACCTTGATAGACAAATATGTTGATAAAAACCTTCATGATAGTTGTATATACGGACCATATGGAGAGAGTTCAGGAAGTTTAGAAGCACAGTGATGGACAGCAATCATCCCCAAATAATTTGCTGGTGCCACACACATTCTGGCTGGTGGGGAAGAAGTCCTCCTACATGACACCCGAGCTCAATTTGCAAAATGATCTTCCACATCCTAGGAACAATAATATCCATCAGTGCTTGACTCACTTGATATTACTCTGAAAGCAAAGTGGACACTCAAAAAGGACTTCCACGGGGAAGTTGGAAACTCTCAAGTCAGTCTGTCCAGAAAGGGAGCAATGGAAATGGGGGAGGTGGAGAAAGTGCTGAAATGTGTGTCTATCCAttgagggaggcaggggaaggagacaggctGGGCTGAGTGGTCTCTCTGCAGAAGAGTGACCACACCCTAAAACCCTTAATCCCACCTCGAGCCTGTGGCTGATTGGATGACGTGTTCCTAGTCGCGTGGGTGGGGCGAGCAAtaaaggggctggggagagggccaCAGCTATCATTCTGAGACAGGTCTCCTGAGAGAAGCATCGCTCTGCAAGTGAGGCTCCACATGGGAGATCCTATGAAAGCTCTTTCTGGAGACATGAGGGCTGTTTTGTCCTACCGCCAAGAAGAGTTTCAGTTCAACGTCTTTCCCAAACTCAAATCTTGCTGCTCAAATATAGGTGGTGCTGAAGTGCACAGGGGACCCACTCTACCTCAGAAGCCATCACCATCATCGCAGACACTCTGCAACCTGCCTAACGGTTGGGCTCCCATGTCAATAGGTCTGCCCCCCACAGAGAAACCTGTGAGTTGGAGGAGACCTTCTGTGGTTGGGGCTGGACTGCAGAACCTGGGGAACACGTGCTATGCGAATGCGGCCCTGCAGGGTCTGACGTACACACCACCCCTCGCCGGCTACATGCTGTCCCAGGAGCACTCCCGAAGCTGTGGGAGGCAGCCATTCTGCGTGCTGTGTGCTCTGCAGGCTCACGTGACCCGGGCCCTCTGCCGCCCTGGAGATGTGATCCGGCCCCGCCAGAACTGCTGGCtgccttccacacacacacaagcaggaagATACCCATGAGTTTCTGATATTCACTCTGGATCCAATGCAGCAAGCGCGCTTGCGTGAGGACAAGACTTCAGGAGCCCCTCTGTCTGAGGACCTCACCCTCATCTGGCAAATCTTTGGAGGGTACTGGAGGTCTCAAATCCAGTGTCTCCACTGCCCTGGCGTTTCCAGCACTTTTGACCCTTACCTGGATGGCAGGGCAGCTCAGAGTGTGAGCCAAGCCTTGCTCCAGTTGGTGAAGCCTGAAAAGTTGGATGGTGAAAATGCCTATCATTGTAGTACTTGCCTAGACAAGGTACCTGCTTCCAAGACGTTAACTTTGTACACTTGCCCCAAGGACCTAATGCTGGTATTGAAATAATTCTCAGATTCCACAGGCAGCAAACTGGCTAAGGAAGTGCAATATCCTGTGCGCCTTGACCTGCGACAGTGCGTGTCTGAGCAGAAGGCGGGATTGATAATTTACCTGCTCTATGCCGCGCCGGTGCATCCGGGGAGGAAATGTCACAGCGGACATCACTTCTGTTACATCAAAGCTGGGAATGGCCAGTGGTACAAAATGGATGACACCAGTGATGTGACTTCTGCCCTGAGCCAACATGCCTATGTCTTCTTTGACACCCAGACGAGTGAATTGGAAAGAGACCATGGGAGTGAACCAGGCAGTGGGGAGACCACATCACTCCAGGGTGACCATGCAGACATGGCTGTGGcccaaggggggtggggggtggctcaCACAGACCTCAGCATCAAAGTTCCAGAGGTGGAGGACCACGTGGAAGAGACACCAGTGCAACCAATCACGTTAGACCAGTGGAGAGTCTTCCAAGAAAGCCACCATCCCAAGTCTGAATTCAACCTCAGGAAAACAGAATTTGTTCTTCCCGCCCAGGCAGTCCTAATTCACCAGTCCAAATACAGAGAGGAGATGGAAAAGGATCATCCTGAACAAAACATCTACCGGCTCAACAACTTAGCCAGGGACATCCCACCTCAGAGGGCAACCAACATCGGCAAAGTCCCTTGTCTCACAGGCAGAGCCCGAGCTTCCAAGAGGAAGAACAAGAAGGGACAGAGGTCTTGGGAAGCAGTCCAGGGATCTGAGTGCAGGCTTTAatgcacacacctgcacacatacacactcagcCACAAACATTCACTCACGGCCCCTTGTAGGACATTATGTGTGACCTGGACATGTGGAGGGGCCATCTATCTGGCTGTGTTCATGACATATGGCATTCAACTTGACCTGGAGAATACTGAGCTATAAGGCTGGCTGTCTATGATGATGTTATTGGAGAGTTTTAGGTTTGTTACTGCATATTTGGAGGATTTCTCTCCTCCGTCAGCACCAAGGAGCACTGGGGAGCTATCGGAGCCTGAAAGGGCCAGAGGAAGTGGCCAGTCGGGCATGAAGGGTGGAAACAAGGCTGAGCACCTGGAGTCCCTGTGAAAATGCCTGATACTCACGGTTCTATCATCCCATCCCTTACTCTCTGTTTATTTCTAAAGTACATCTGCCCAAAGATATTCACGTGTGGACGCTAGGTAAAGATGCGTTTGGAAATATCCAAACATGCACCGACAGAAGAAGGAGTTTGAAACAAACTCAGTGCTTCCACACAGAGAAATGGCAAACGACCAAGAAACTGGATGAACTACAGCTCCAACTGAAGGCAGACAGACTTTTCAGGAAGTTTTTGTGTCAAAGGGGAGGAACAGAAGTAAACACCAATTGGTTAATTGTGCAAAGTTTTTACttgcataaataatatatattctgtaAAGTCTACACATGTCAACGTGAACATTGGCTAATTGCTTGGAAATGGTACGCAgcaaataaatgcttgtttttcaGGAGATAAGTGGGTGAAGCCTTATTGGCTCGTGTTGATTAAATTAGGCTCCCTTAACAATCACCCTCCCATGAGCCTGCAGAGAAGATGGTGGAAAGGAACCTTCTCCCACCTGTAATCGCTCAGCCACCAAGCAGCTGTATCCTGTCCCGCAGAGTTTGCTACCATCCCCCATCTGACAATCTCCTACACATGGGAGGAGGCACGGGGATTTCCGGTCGGTTCCATTACAATCTCGGTCCTCAGTTGTACACCTCAGAAAAACAGTCCCAAATGGACACCTAGGCAGCGATGTGGTATTCAAGGTCAGGGTATGGATGGATGTTCTAAGTCATAATTATATTTCTTGGGAGAGAGAATGACTAAATACGTTGTTGAATGGGAAATTAGTGCATGATCCTTAAATTCCTCCTATGTGAGTGGGGCCACATAGGAGCAATCTGGTCATTTGACAAGGGCATTGAAAGGTAAACACTTGCTTTGTTCAGTCTGTGTTAAACATAGAGACGTCACATTTATTAGAAACTAATGTCAGCAGTTGAACTTTGTACAGGAAATCCTATTTAATTCTAGATTCTCAAATATCATAGCTGACAAAGGTAAAAGgtacccttttttcttttttataacatattgtaaaattttaagtccaagttagttaataattagtgtagtcttggtttcgggagtagaattcagtgattcactgGTTACATGTAACACCTAGTGCTAATCCCCACAAATGCCCTCCAGAAAGCTCATCATCCACTtaccccatccccacacccattttccctctagcaaccctctgtttgttctctatagttaagagcctccgggggcgcctgggtggctcaatcagttaagcgtctgactttggctcagttcatgatcttggggttcatgggttcgagccccgcatagggctctgtgctggcagctcagagcctggagcctactcagattctgtgtctccccacctctgcacacgctctctctcaaaaataaacattaaaaattaaaaagaaaacacaaaaagagtTTCcgatggcttgcctccctctctgatttttcttactttattttcctttcctttcccctatgttcttctgtttttttatttcacatatgaGTAATGCCGCTTCACTCTTTAATTAAAAGAGTTCAACTGGGCTAAATGGATGTTAGAGCCTGAATGACTTTAACCAATGAAAtccatttttacttttgatttgaCTCTTAATTGGGCAGAATCTTAGGTAAAATGCAAATAGTAGTGTATGTGCACCAGAGCCATAAAGGCAAAAGCCTCAGAAAACTAACCACTCTAGGTCAACCTGTGAGTTTGGTATCCAACCTTCTCTTCCTGGATTGACAtctgcatcacacacacacacacacacacacacacacacacacacacacacacactttgagcTGGATCTCATGATGGCATCCATAAGCATCCTTTGAGCTCCCAGGACGACTATGGCCAGCTCCTCCTGGCTGACCTTCTGCCATGTGTTCCACCCACACCCGAGGAAGTCCACACACCTGGCTTTGCAATTCACAGGGGAGGTCACAAGACAGAGTGTTGCACGGTGCTTTCTGACCAGAAGGGGGCGTCACTGGCCAGCACAGGCATTACATAGGCTTCCAGGAGGACCTGACATTGGGCAGTTGCTCACCCTGGCAGGTCTGAGTCTCTATGCCTTGCACTGCAGCCTGGGCATTCTCTGGGGGCATAAAGGGTACCATGAACATTTACAGAAGGTCCGGTGGGCCCAGGATTCCCTCCttgtgactcttaattttggccaTGCTGGACTCTGGACTTTGAGCTAACGTAGAGAACACTGAGCTGCTCAGGCAGCTGGTGATATGTTTTCCCACTGTTACAGAAACTTTTCTTCCAAAACATAAATCCAATTCAGTCATGAtattaaataatcaaaatgttGACAATTAGCAAACTGAGGCTGCATATGGGAAAACCAGTAGGTGCCCTCACTTGAGAGGATGACGGGACAATTTCGGCAATAGGAACGCTGTTACTTGGCCTTGCCAAATCCAGCCAAACTAAACTTCTGGATTTCTCAGGGAAATCTTAATTCACAGATTCCACCCTTCAATTTATAAGGGTATTAATGAGGCTACAGAAAAAACAGtatgtctgtatttttatatgttcatGTGAGCGCACACGCATCCCTAAAAACTATGCCTGAAAATAGCAAACATTTCATTGTTcgtgagattaaaataaaatgatgtgtttCCTAAAAAGTGCATCTTTGACATAGCTTTCATTCCGCaattgaaacaaaatattcagAAGGAGAGAGCAAAAAACAGGTAAAAGAGTTAAACTacattctattttcaaaattaatataatctGTCAAAGAATCCAGGATACAAACATGACAACCGTgaacttaaaatataattagaaaactaAACAATTAAGGGATGTGATCCACATTTACCCCAAAGGCATCTGAATTTATATATCACTAACAAAGTATGGAAGAGGATGGAACAATATAAGTAAGAGGAAGACACTCCGTAAGTAGACAATAGATACACGAGGAAGACaggagagatagatgatagacacaTAGACAGATAGAGATGACAGAGAAATAGGCGGCGTAATGGTCCTTTTGAGGCAATTTGCCAGCCTGACAACCCACTTGGAAGATCCTGGGCTGGTCTGAGCTTTGGAgactgtggggaaataggttccaCTTACACAAACGCGTTAGAAAAAGGCTTAGAGCGGAAAGCTGCCACCACGGGGCGAAAACGCCCAAGGACAGCTGGAGAGATGGTGTAATGGAATcacaaaaaaaacttttatgtCACCTGCAGGAAATTGCTTTCCATCTGGAGCCAATGTACCTTGATCACAAACACCACTCGTCCCCCGGACCcgttgcttcttacacacacaagttaacgATTACTGTCTGATGGTTTTCTCCACGTTCACATACGtgagatcttgttttcttcacgttcaccacgTGGGTGATagcttgtgagctcaataaatacggcGACGAAACGAAAGCCCTGTtaggggctcttgtctcctcccgacATTAGCGTCTCTCGTATTCGATTCTGCATCCCCACTCTTGCCGGACAAGAgggaactccagactcatagtctgcgaCAGGAGACCAGGAGAACCTGGGGTGTCATTCCAGTATGAAGGCCGGCAGTCTCAAGACCCAGGAGGAACGGACATGTCAGTACCAAAGCATTCAGACAGGAGCAGGTGTCTAGTCCTGGGAGATGGGTCAGCTTTCTGCTCCAGAAAGGCCTCGAATTGACTGGCTGAGGTCACTACACTGAGGAGGGCAATCTGTTACCCCAGTCTAATTATGTCAGAGATTCAAATAATGTCGAAAACTTTCCATTAAAACCCAGcaattttataagaaaagaggaaagccTAATGGAAACTGTAATCCTTGAAAAACCATGTCCAAACTTGCTGTGTGCCAATGGATATTTTAAGAACAGCGAAACACGTGGTTTTTCCCTGGCCCCCACTGACCCCCCTGCTCCCCAGTATCAGCTCTGCTCTACTCTACTTGGGGAGAGGCCCTGAGAGTGAATGTTGCCACACTGGCcgggtgggaggggagagcctGCCTGGGGGTGAGGTGCAGCCAGTTGAGGCATTAGGGGATTGGGAATGGGTGTGATGATGGGTGGGACAGGGAAGAGGATGGTGGGTGTAAGGGTGTGGCAGTGGCCTCGTGCCTGGGAGACTGAGTGAGGCCGGGCTGAGGCTGGAGGAAGCTGTGGGCGGGGCTGGAAGGCACCAGGCTGGGACTGGGCCGTGGCTTTAGGGACATGGACAGAGGCCACGGGAGCAGCCTCCTGGGGAAGATAGGCGAGGCAGATTCAAAAGTCCATACGACGTCCAATACACGCCAATCTTCAAGTAGGGAAACTACCCAGAGTGCCGACGGCATTGCAAATGGAGGCCCTCCACCTAGGCTAGTGGGGGCGGTTAATTGTTGGACAGCTCTGGAAGAAAGATGTTCGCATGGATTACAGTCAGGAATGCCCAGATGATAGGATTCCACCTTTCCACTGTGGACTGGCTCTTAAAGATCACAGAGACATCTGCCTGACACCGTCCATGGCTGATGGCAGGCCATAGGACATGGTGGAAATCACACCAATATGAAACAATGGGAGGAAAGGCTAAAAGGGAAAGTCCTAGTTGATGGCCAGGGATGGAAGAATGGATCCAAAACTAGGAGACTAGAagacacagagccccacgggTCAACGTGGGCACTGGCCGGAACAATGACTGGGTCACAAGACAAAGTGCCAAAGAAGCTAGTCCCAAGGGGGCACCTAGCATAGGATAACATTCCTCTGAATGTCCTAGCATAGTCAACATCTGAGAGACAGAAGGGGGAACATGGAGGGCAGGGTGTGTAGTGAAGGACACTGGAAATACGCCATGGTTTGACACATGGTTTCAAAATGAGAAGCCTGGACATGGAGGGTGCTGATGAGCtgacaacagtgtgaatgtacatGATGCCAGGGGACCCCCACACTTCTGTGTAGGTAAACAAGGAAAACTAGGTTATGAATGAAACAGGCATACACAGACATGTCTCTTTTTCCTAGAGTAAATGAGCATTCTGAAAAGTCTATCTCCATATACacactatttaaaaatgcatgagaACGCTAAAGCACAAGGATTAGTTCCTAGTGTCTACAAGTGAGGACCACAAAGCTGACTGGATTAAAGTGCCTGAGAGGTCACGTGACTTtgggtcagggagggagggaagtgtcCCTTACTGACCGTTCCTCGGGCACGCTGGACGCTGAGTCTCCTCCACTGGAGTCTGCCTGCTTCCCACCTGTCTGAGCCTCTACTGACAGACAGGAGGAGCACATGTGCGTTTCAGGCAGGTTTCTGGACAATGTGAGCCTCACATTTAGCCGTCACAGAAACAGGACAGTGAGGAAATTGATGCTGTGATGTGCGTTTACTCACCAGGTTAAGGACTCCTTAGTGCTGAACAGTATTCTGACAACAGAGAAGGATGAAAGGCATGGGCTCTAAATGTTCCTGatgacatgaggctcaaattcCAAAGGAACGGAACCCCAGAGTCTGATTTGTGTGGAGTCATGAAGGAGCAGTGACAGCATCCAGCTCAGTTTCACTATGGGGACTGAAAGCCTGAAGTATTAGCTCGTTTACTGGAAGTTAAGATCCTTGTGGGTTCAGAGTGGGGccctgaaaagaaaacattaagtaaaaagaGTTCAGACTCTCAGTTGGGAAGCTTCCAATTGAGTAGAGGAGAACCTAGGTTTTTGGAAGTCAATTTGTACTTGAAAATGGCTTCCTCTTGTGTCAAATGGGAAATTCagatgttgtttttaattttctttcccatttatttatttctgagagacagagagagacagagcacgaacaggggaggggcagagaagagagagacacacagaatccgaagcaggctccaggctctgagctgcccgcacacagccctacacggggctcaaactcacaaacctcgagatcatgacctgagccgaagtcagacgcttaactgactgagccactcaggcgccccagaaattcaTCATACTTCCTTTTCCACATTCAACTCTGTGTGCCACCGAGGGTGTTGCCATAGCATCGATTCTGGTGTCTGTCGGGGTTAGGACTTTGTGTGACTTTGCTTCCGGAGTACATTGTGACAGGCTTCATGGAAGTCTCCCCAATGAGTCGTTCAAGACCACCTCACTTGCCTTGCCTGAGGGTGCCCTCCTGGGGTTGGGTCCTCGGGAGAGTGTGCAGGACAGGCAGGAAGGAGAAGTCACACAGGGCGAGGACTCTGTTTGACCTGGTGGTTATGGCTCCCCCTCACGCCTCCTGGGAGAAGAAGGCACATGAAGGAGTCCTGTGTCTGTGTGAATGACTGTCCTTTTTCATTAGACTCAGGAAATCCAGAAATCCGTATCCGAGGGAAGGCTGACGTGAACCTCCAAGGAGGTGGGGCAGATGGCGGGTGGTCACTGTGGACCAATTCTCCTAAAGTTCTTTGTGCGATCCCATTTCTCCATTCATAATTAAACGATGGTGCCACTCAGGAATCTGGTGCTTGGCAAGTGCTTGGATTTCAGCATAAGAAACCTCAGGGAAGGACAGCATCTCCTACAACACACATGCTTCTCTTCATCTGCGTCTGGGGATGAGCTCCTCTCCAGTTGATTCTGCTGAGATCCCCTCCCAGGGGGAGAAGACGGGAAAACCCTGAAAACGCTTGTCCAACTCTGACACAGTGCCCAGTGCTTTCCTGTCCCTAGCACTTGTCACTCTCCCTCCAGCCCAAGGGTCTATGAAAATGCCACACCTTTTGTTTGGGGTTTCCTCAACAGTGAGACCAAGCCCACATTTGTGTTCACCCGATCCGTGATCTGTACAACATCCCAGGTGATGAGGAATagaacggggtggggggtgggggagtcagaACTTCTGCGGCTAAGGCTCTTGCTTGTGCCACCACAGTAAGTCATTATAGGCTTAACTCTTTCATTTTTGACTTGAGGCTTTGTCTGCTACTCTGACACCTGGCAACTCAGATGTCTCTCCCCAAGGTCAGCTCAGCTCCTGCCAGGAGAAACACATGAACTGTCCTGGGCCGTGGGGGTGAAGAGACGGTGAAATGAGTTCCATGATGGGACTGTGAAAAGGGATGAAGCATCACGTGGGCTGGCAGAGGGTGCAGGCACAGGGAACGCAGACTTTTGAGACTGTCAAGAACTGCTGGCAGAGGGATTAGAAA carries:
- the LOC125917159 gene encoding LOW QUALITY PROTEIN: ubiquitin carboxyl-terminal hydrolase 17-like protein 6 (The sequence of the model RefSeq protein was modified relative to this genomic sequence to represent the inferred CDS: inserted 1 base in 1 codon; deleted 2 bases in 1 codon; substituted 1 base at 1 genomic stop codon) yields the protein MRAVLSYRQEEFQFNVFPKLKSCCSNIGGAEVHRGPTLPQKPSPSSQTLCNLPNGWAPMSIGLPPTEKPVSWRRPSVVGAGLQNLGNTCYANAALQGLTYTPPLAGYMLSQEHSRSCGRQPFCVLCALQAHVTRALCRPGDVIRXPPELLAAFHTHKQEDTHEFLIFTLDPMQQARLREDKTSGAPLSEDLTLIWQIFGGYWRSQIQCLHCPGVSSTFDPYLDGRAAQSVSQALLQLVKPEKLDGENAYHCSTCLDKVPASKTLTLYTCPKDLMLVLKXFSDSTGSKLAKEVQYPVRLDLRQCVSEQKAGLIIYLLYAAPVHPGRKCHSGHHFCYIKAGNGQWYKMDDTSDVTSALSQHAYVFFDTQTSELERDHGSEPGSGETTSLQGDHADMAVAQGGWGVAHTDLSIKVPEVEDHVEETPVQPITLDQWRVFQESHHPKSEFNLRKTEFVLPAQAVLIHQSKYREEMEKDHPEQNIYRLNNLARDIPPQRATNIGKVPCLTGRARASKRKNKKGQRSWEAVQGSECRL